From Azospirillum sp. TSA2s, a single genomic window includes:
- a CDS encoding sigma-54 dependent transcriptional regulator → MTVLLIDDDPEVLDSSRQTLELEGLAVLAVTEAEAALARLGASWPGIVVTDVRMPGMDGFALLDRIRTVDPEVPVVLITGHGDIAMAIRAVREGAYDFIEKPAEPGHLVEVVRRALDHRALVLENRRLRAQLADGGLEGRIIGRSPAIERLRAAVANLADAEVDVLLFGETGTGKELVARSLHEAGRRRTGNFVALNCGAMPDSIIESELFGHEPGAFTGAQGRRIGKLEFAAGGTLFLDEIESMPMHLQVKLLRVLQERAIERIGANRTIPLDLRVIAATKVDLLKLSAEGRFREDLYYRLNVVTVPLPPLRERREDVPLLFRHFLDAAATRSRRTAPPLDAATLGRLAAHAWPGNVRELRNVAERVALGLGDGLTPASSALLAAGTAEIEPLADQIDRIEKQLIEDALARCGGRVGETAERLAITRKTLYLKMRHHGLSREDFTEE, encoded by the coding sequence ATGACCGTCCTGTTGATCGATGACGATCCGGAAGTGCTCGATTCCAGCCGCCAGACATTGGAGTTGGAGGGGCTGGCCGTCCTGGCGGTGACCGAGGCCGAGGCGGCTTTGGCACGGCTCGGAGCATCCTGGCCGGGAATCGTGGTGACCGACGTGCGGATGCCGGGCATGGACGGCTTCGCCCTGCTGGACCGGATCCGGACGGTGGATCCGGAGGTTCCGGTCGTGCTGATCACCGGGCACGGCGACATCGCCATGGCGATCCGTGCGGTCCGCGAGGGCGCTTACGATTTCATCGAGAAGCCCGCCGAGCCTGGGCATCTGGTCGAGGTGGTGAGGCGCGCCCTGGACCACCGCGCGCTGGTTCTGGAGAACCGGCGCCTGCGCGCCCAACTCGCCGACGGCGGCCTGGAGGGGCGCATCATCGGCCGCTCGCCGGCCATCGAGCGCCTGCGCGCCGCCGTGGCCAACCTCGCCGACGCGGAAGTCGATGTTCTGCTGTTCGGCGAGACCGGCACCGGCAAGGAGCTGGTCGCCCGCAGCCTGCACGAGGCCGGGCGGCGACGGACCGGCAATTTCGTGGCGCTGAACTGCGGCGCCATGCCCGATTCCATCATCGAGAGCGAGCTGTTCGGCCACGAGCCGGGCGCCTTCACCGGCGCGCAAGGACGGCGGATCGGCAAGCTGGAGTTCGCGGCCGGCGGCACCCTGTTCCTCGACGAGATCGAGAGCATGCCGATGCATCTCCAGGTCAAGCTGCTCCGCGTCCTGCAGGAACGGGCGATCGAGCGCATCGGCGCCAACCGGACGATCCCGCTCGACCTGCGGGTGATCGCCGCCACCAAGGTGGATCTGTTGAAGCTGTCGGCTGAAGGCAGGTTCCGCGAGGATCTCTATTACCGGCTGAACGTCGTCACCGTCCCGTTGCCCCCCTTGCGGGAAAGGCGGGAAGACGTGCCTCTGCTGTTCCGCCATTTCCTCGATGCCGCCGCGACCCGGTCGCGCCGGACGGCGCCGCCGCTCGACGCAGCCACGCTCGGTCGCCTCGCCGCCCACGCCTGGCCGGGCAACGTCCGTGAGCTGCGCAATGTCGCCGAACGGGTGGCGCTGGGATTGGGCGACGGCCTCACGCCAGCCTCTTCCGCCCTGCTGGCGGCCGGAACGGCGGAGATCGAGCCGCTGGCCGACCAGATCGACCGCATCGAGAAGCAGTTGATCGAGGACGCGCTTGCCCGCTGCGGCGGACGGGTCGGCGAAACGGCGGAGCGGCTGGCGATCACCCGCAAGACTCTGTATCTGAAGATGCGCCACCACGGCCTGAGCCGGGAAGATTTCACGGAGGAGTGA
- a CDS encoding ATP-binding protein: MAMSAQASVQTAPPPAMGGRTWPVRFGIRVRLFLAFVAVAVLSVVACALGWLSYDRLGGTLDEFAESHLPALGLAAKLAEEGGAIIATAPVLAGSRTEGEMDAIREALGRRLAALHSLTDAIEGGVPGLRPVVDALSRNLSELDGTVRHRLALGRRNQEAIERLRWLHADFLDEIEPLVADARFNIQSALASVESGKPSADAVRVLREENRRSEAVLQIGANGNLAVGLIARAATLATPEMLDDNAGFLEETADRLQRDLTALADWPDGVSLGQVVGQLLALARGAEGSVPALRREELETTARGQELLAQNRDIVARLNGLIARQVQAVESDSRAAAGRSAQAIAFGRSALLASAVVSLLVAVLVAWLYVNRNLISRLTRLGDAARAIAAGDLKAEIPLGGNDELSDMAAALLVFRDTAIAVEEANAQAMIDNAQAGLAITDGDGVIEFVNPLAAALIAPPSDGHAEQGGGTPRLADRLDAEGAARVTAFFAQASAGPEEGAAPALSILSTGRRPDGGAVPVQVGVRPFWRRQQQRFIVTLTDMTERVEAQHILERTVQERTADLRATNDRLERAIAEHRRTERELREAQAELVQAGKLAALGQLAAGVGHELNQPLAAIRSYAHNGRKLIELGRTEEAGGNLGKIADLTSRMANITNHLKRFARRPDTRLGAVELGPVIQGALSLFGDRLREEAVGVAVELPDAGAPLRVRAEEVRLEQVLVNLLSNALDAVAAAPVRRILIRAGASGGAQTGEPDTVRIEVRDSGPGIAAELAGQIFDPFFTTKPMGTGLGLGLSISYNIVRDFGGVLSVAESGPGGTAFVLTLIRA, translated from the coding sequence ATGGCCATGAGCGCCCAGGCGAGCGTCCAGACGGCCCCACCGCCCGCGATGGGTGGCAGGACGTGGCCGGTACGCTTCGGTATCCGGGTTCGCCTTTTTCTTGCCTTCGTCGCCGTCGCGGTCCTGTCGGTGGTGGCCTGCGCGCTCGGCTGGCTGTCCTATGACCGGCTGGGCGGCACGCTGGACGAGTTCGCGGAAAGCCACCTGCCTGCCCTGGGCCTGGCGGCCAAGCTGGCGGAGGAGGGCGGAGCCATCATCGCCACCGCGCCCGTCCTGGCCGGCAGCCGGACGGAGGGCGAGATGGACGCCATCCGCGAGGCGCTGGGCCGCCGTCTGGCCGCCCTGCATTCACTGACGGACGCCATCGAAGGTGGCGTTCCCGGCCTGCGTCCGGTGGTGGATGCGCTCAGCCGCAATCTGTCGGAGCTGGACGGCACGGTACGCCACCGCTTGGCGCTCGGCCGCCGCAACCAGGAGGCCATCGAGCGTCTGCGCTGGCTGCACGCTGATTTCCTCGACGAGATCGAACCCTTGGTGGCGGACGCGCGCTTCAACATCCAGAGCGCCTTGGCGTCGGTGGAAAGCGGGAAGCCTTCGGCGGATGCCGTCCGCGTCCTGCGGGAGGAGAACCGGCGGAGCGAGGCGGTGCTGCAGATCGGCGCCAACGGCAATCTTGCGGTCGGGCTGATCGCGCGGGCGGCGACGCTCGCCACGCCCGAGATGCTGGACGACAACGCCGGATTCCTCGAGGAGACCGCCGACCGGCTGCAACGCGATCTCACCGCGCTGGCCGACTGGCCCGACGGCGTGTCGCTGGGGCAGGTGGTGGGCCAACTCCTCGCCCTCGCCCGCGGGGCGGAGGGCAGCGTGCCGGCGTTGCGCCGCGAAGAGCTGGAGACCACCGCCCGTGGGCAGGAACTGCTCGCCCAGAACCGGGACATCGTGGCCCGGCTGAATGGCCTGATTGCCCGACAGGTCCAGGCGGTGGAGAGCGATTCCCGCGCCGCCGCCGGGCGCTCCGCCCAGGCCATCGCGTTCGGCCGCTCCGCCCTGCTGGCGAGCGCCGTGGTCAGCCTGCTGGTGGCTGTGCTGGTGGCGTGGCTCTACGTCAATCGCAATCTGATCTCCCGCCTGACCCGGCTGGGGGACGCCGCCCGCGCCATCGCCGCCGGGGACCTGAAGGCGGAGATCCCGTTGGGCGGCAACGACGAGTTGTCGGACATGGCGGCAGCGCTTCTGGTTTTCCGCGACACGGCCATCGCGGTGGAGGAGGCGAACGCCCAGGCGATGATCGACAACGCCCAGGCAGGTCTGGCGATCACCGACGGGGATGGCGTGATCGAGTTCGTCAACCCGCTCGCCGCCGCCCTGATCGCCCCGCCGTCCGACGGTCATGCGGAGCAGGGCGGAGGGACGCCCCGCCTTGCCGACCGGCTTGACGCCGAGGGCGCCGCCCGCGTCACGGCGTTCTTCGCCCAGGCATCCGCCGGTCCCGAGGAAGGCGCCGCGCCGGCCCTGTCGATTCTGTCCACCGGGCGTCGTCCGGACGGCGGGGCCGTGCCGGTGCAGGTCGGCGTCCGTCCCTTCTGGCGCCGCCAGCAGCAGCGTTTCATCGTCACGCTGACCGACATGACCGAGCGGGTGGAGGCCCAGCACATCCTGGAACGCACGGTCCAGGAGCGCACCGCGGACCTCCGGGCCACCAACGACCGGCTCGAACGGGCCATCGCCGAGCACCGGCGCACCGAGCGCGAGCTGCGCGAGGCGCAGGCGGAACTGGTCCAGGCCGGAAAGCTGGCGGCACTCGGCCAGCTTGCCGCCGGCGTCGGGCATGAGCTGAACCAGCCGCTCGCCGCCATCCGTTCCTACGCCCACAACGGCCGCAAGCTGATCGAGCTTGGCCGGACGGAGGAGGCCGGCGGCAATCTGGGCAAGATCGCCGACCTGACGTCCCGCATGGCGAACATCACCAACCACCTGAAGCGCTTCGCCCGGCGCCCCGATACCCGGCTGGGCGCGGTTGAACTGGGGCCGGTGATCCAGGGGGCGCTGTCGCTGTTCGGCGACCGTCTGCGCGAAGAGGCGGTTGGCGTCGCGGTGGAACTGCCGGATGCTGGCGCCCCCTTGCGGGTCCGTGCCGAGGAGGTGCGGCTGGAGCAGGTCCTGGTCAACCTGCTGAGCAACGCGCTGGACGCCGTGGCCGCTGCCCCGGTCCGCCGCATCCTGATCCGGGCGGGGGCTTCGGGCGGTGCGCAAACCGGGGAACCCGACACCGTCCGTATTGAGGTGCGCGACAGCGGTCCCGGGATCGCTGCCGAGCTGGCCGGGCAGATCTTCGATCCGTTCTTCACGACCAAGCCGATGGGAACGGGGCTGGGTCTGGGGCTGTCGATCTCGTACAACATCGTCCGCGACTTCGGCGGCGTGCTGTCGGTGGCCGAGAGCGGCCCCGGCGGAACCGCCTTCGTCCTCACCCTGATCCGTGCGTGA
- a CDS encoding ABC transporter substrate-binding protein has product MSDPLMQHSHHVCNKLSAGTATVAQNWTSSLHCEVLDGSGAVVGGGSMDGRTRDPIAGLSWVLHRGGHLVRRLAVVLVLLAPVAAAGRDLTGTESGTIIVLTSFPAGFYEPVREAFERAHPDRHLRVINTKTTAAITRLQDREGEGVDVFWASAPDAFEVLKAAGLLTPIASRWTGAPPTIGNQPVDDPDGTYLGFALSGYGLVWDQSYLDRHGIAAPRGWEDLRRPGYARHLGITAPSRSGTMHLMVETVLQLQGWERGWATWLEIAGNLATVTARSYGVVEGVAKGRFGIGLAIDFLGQGVGQSAEQGPEVEEKQPATGGLRFAYPVDSVFLPASVAILRGAPNPAGANVFVDFLLSQAGQELMLRPDIGRLPVRPDSYANAPAGYPNPYARETGDDLFLFDRGLSSRRYELVNLLFDELITFRVKTLNRVWQLIHEGETRLAATPDPVARDLLRAARKAATGVPVSAAQAADPAFPAALRRPARGMPVSARQGELEAEWRAFSKDQLEVALSASERALVILRVAAGEGGWP; this is encoded by the coding sequence ATGTCGGACCCGCTGATGCAACACAGCCATCATGTGTGTAACAAGTTGTCCGCCGGAACCGCCACCGTCGCTCAGAACTGGACAAGTTCATTGCACTGTGAGGTGTTGGACGGTTCCGGAGCCGTGGTCGGTGGAGGTAGCATGGACGGTCGTACGCGCGATCCGATTGCAGGGTTGAGCTGGGTCTTGCACCGCGGAGGACACCTGGTGCGCAGGCTGGCGGTCGTCTTGGTTCTGCTGGCCCCGGTCGCAGCAGCAGGTCGGGACCTGACGGGCACGGAATCGGGGACGATTATCGTCTTGACGTCGTTTCCTGCCGGCTTCTACGAGCCGGTACGGGAAGCCTTCGAGCGCGCTCATCCGGACCGGCATTTGCGCGTGATCAACACCAAAACCACCGCGGCGATCACCCGGCTGCAGGACCGCGAAGGCGAGGGCGTCGATGTTTTCTGGGCCTCTGCCCCGGATGCTTTTGAGGTTCTGAAGGCGGCGGGATTGCTGACCCCGATCGCATCCCGATGGACCGGCGCCCCGCCGACCATCGGCAACCAGCCGGTCGACGATCCTGACGGCACCTATCTCGGCTTCGCGCTGTCCGGTTACGGGCTGGTCTGGGATCAGTCCTACCTCGACCGGCACGGGATTGCCGCTCCTCGGGGATGGGAGGATCTGCGGCGTCCCGGATATGCCCGGCACCTGGGCATCACAGCACCGTCGCGGTCGGGTACCATGCATCTGATGGTGGAGACGGTGCTGCAACTCCAGGGCTGGGAGCGCGGCTGGGCGACATGGCTTGAAATCGCAGGCAACCTCGCCACGGTGACGGCGCGCAGCTACGGCGTGGTGGAAGGGGTTGCAAAGGGCCGTTTCGGCATCGGGTTGGCCATCGATTTTCTGGGACAAGGGGTAGGCCAATCGGCGGAGCAGGGGCCGGAGGTGGAAGAAAAGCAGCCTGCTACAGGCGGCTTGCGGTTTGCCTATCCGGTCGACAGCGTTTTCCTCCCGGCCAGCGTCGCGATTCTGCGCGGTGCTCCCAATCCGGCGGGGGCGAATGTCTTCGTCGATTTCCTGCTGTCACAGGCCGGACAGGAACTGATGCTGCGTCCCGACATCGGACGGCTGCCGGTGCGTCCGGACAGCTATGCCAACGCACCCGCCGGCTACCCCAATCCCTATGCACGGGAAACCGGCGACGACCTCTTCCTCTTCGACCGGGGTCTGTCCAGCCGTCGCTACGAACTGGTCAACCTGCTGTTCGACGAGCTGATCACCTTCCGGGTGAAGACGCTCAACCGTGTCTGGCAATTGATCCATGAGGGCGAAACCCGCCTCGCCGCCACCCCCGATCCGGTGGCGCGCGACCTGCTTCGCGCCGCGCGAAAGGCCGCCACCGGGGTTCCGGTCAGCGCCGCCCAGGCTGCCGATCCGGCCTTTCCCGCCGCGCTGCGCCGTCCCGCCCGCGGCATGCCGGTTTCGGCACGGCAGGGAGAGCTGGAGGCGGAATGGCGAGCCTTTTCCAAGGACCAGCTGGAGGTGGCTCTGTCGGCGTCCGAACGGGCCCTGGTCATCCTGCGCGTGGCGGCCGGAGAGGGGGGATGGCCATGA
- the maiA gene encoding maleylacetoacetate isomerase: MKLFEDRISSAVARVRIALALKGVEVESVPISILGAQPRSRSADYLAVNPQGLVPALLTDDGALITQSLAIVEYLDERFPEPALLPADPAERALARSVALSIASDIHPLLPPRVAKRLGTIPGADSLTVGDWNRHWIQEGLTAIEALLSRQPERRFAVGDAPSVADVVLFPQAVNAERAGLSLAPWPRIAAVVATLRTMSAFAANAPVPRSADASTK; the protein is encoded by the coding sequence ATGAAGCTTTTCGAAGACCGGATTTCCTCCGCCGTCGCCCGTGTGCGGATCGCGCTGGCCCTGAAGGGGGTGGAGGTCGAAAGCGTCCCGATTTCCATCCTCGGTGCGCAGCCGCGCAGTCGGAGCGCCGATTACCTTGCGGTCAACCCGCAGGGTCTCGTGCCGGCGCTTCTGACCGACGACGGCGCGTTGATCACGCAATCGCTGGCGATTGTCGAGTATCTCGACGAGCGGTTTCCCGAACCGGCGCTGTTACCGGCTGATCCGGCCGAACGCGCCCTGGCGCGGTCGGTGGCCCTGTCCATCGCATCGGACATCCATCCCCTTTTGCCGCCCCGCGTGGCAAAGCGGTTGGGCACCATTCCGGGCGCCGATTCCCTGACCGTTGGGGACTGGAACCGCCACTGGATTCAGGAAGGATTGACTGCGATCGAAGCCCTGTTGTCCCGCCAGCCGGAGAGACGGTTCGCCGTTGGGGACGCTCCGTCGGTTGCGGACGTCGTCCTCTTCCCGCAAGCCGTCAATGCGGAGCGGGCGGGCCTTTCCCTTGCGCCATGGCCACGCATCGCCGCCGTCGTCGCGACCTTGCGCACCATGTCCGCATTTGCAGCCAACGCGCCGGTGCCTCGGTCGGCAGACGCTTCCACCAAGTGA